The Flavobacteriales bacterium TMED191 genome includes a window with the following:
- a CDS encoding peroxiredoxin: MGLVGGLAPSFKASAIINGGDSVNDFSLDQFVNKKYVILFFYPKDFTFVCPSELHAFQAKLAEFEKRNCVIVGCSTDTAETHWGWLQLPKNKGGIKGITYPLVADSNKIISDAYDVLNGEYDYNEEGELVATGSMIAYRGLFLIDKEGVVQHQLVNNLPLGRNVDEAIRVLDALQFHEENGEVCPANWKPGDDGMKESHEGVADYLSSH; encoded by the coding sequence ATGGGATTAGTAGGTGGCTTAGCGCCAAGTTTTAAAGCAAGTGCAATTATTAACGGAGGAGATTCTGTTAATGATTTCTCACTAGATCAATTCGTAAATAAGAAATACGTAATTCTATTTTTTTATCCAAAAGACTTTACTTTTGTATGTCCTTCAGAACTGCATGCTTTTCAAGCTAAACTAGCTGAATTTGAAAAAAGAAATTGTGTTATTGTGGGGTGTTCTACCGATACTGCAGAGACTCACTGGGGTTGGTTGCAGTTGCCAAAAAACAAAGGTGGCATCAAAGGGATTACATACCCTTTAGTCGCTGATTCTAATAAAATTATATCTGATGCCTATGATGTTTTAAATGGTGAGTATGATTATAATGAGGAGGGTGAGTTAGTTGCAACTGGAAGTATGATAGCTTACAGAGGGTTATTTTTAATTGACAAAGAGGGGGTAGTACAACATCAATTAGTTAATAATCTCCCATTAGGAAGAAATGTAGATGAAGCAATAAGAGTTTTAGATGCATTACAATTTCATGAGGAAAATGGCGAGGTTTGCCCAGCTAACTGGAAACCTGGTGATGATGGCATGAAGGAATCACATGAAGGTGTTGCAGATTATTTAAGTTCACATTAA
- a CDS encoding T9SS C-terminal target domain-containing protein has product MMKRNFITLFIIAFSLQLSMSKDLFKVYYPSNESYNIISESYPGIDMSLIHDSILFLQLNQDELEYILRHDVSFLHISFPFFNQNSFNLELEEFKVSPENLFVTRHTNRGIIKTLHTSEIKSYRIINNDDLDGVFIFSPNGAKAIITIQQEIYQISLLNTKELDLETIYYILNVKNSPKDFDFICSSDLLQNTIDVSNISHNSSSVSKCVDIAIEIDYFTFQSFSSFQEAIDWALEVLAVVSELFVEEVNVGLKSSSAQVWEVEDPYASFIDSPQDMLIALRDNWYANELFSSVSRDLVHLFSKRDDTGTGGIAFLNGIGSQWNGYGFSSNLTGDSDYIDLPVPYFFWNIYCFAHELGHNFGANHTQWCGWEGGPIDNCASLEETSSSQCQDYLNNPQPQIGTIMSYCHTWSYDSGGGIILKFHNLIKNTIMSYVEMQNIEPCNDENMIVLGCLDTSACNYDQFANTDDDSCIYADIGYDCFGNCLNDSNVDGLCDDAELNLVNNQLSLINIYPNPTTKYLKFAFNSIIGDVFSLKLFNAIGKLILYKTHVGHSTEIDVSNLPSGVYNAQLLKSSNDFNNNELIHKNIIIQ; this is encoded by the coding sequence ATGATGAAGAGAAATTTTATAACATTATTCATAATTGCATTTTCACTGCAATTATCAATGTCAAAAGATTTATTTAAAGTCTATTACCCATCTAATGAGTCATATAATATCATTAGCGAGTCATATCCTGGAATTGATATGTCATTGATCCATGATAGTATTTTATTTTTACAATTAAATCAAGATGAACTTGAATATATACTTAGACATGATGTTAGTTTTTTGCACATTTCCTTTCCATTTTTCAATCAAAATAGCTTTAATTTAGAACTAGAAGAATTTAAGGTCTCTCCAGAAAACTTATTTGTTACAAGACACACAAATAGGGGTATTATTAAAACTCTACATACTTCGGAGATAAAATCATATAGAATAATTAATAATGATGATTTAGATGGTGTATTTATATTTTCGCCGAATGGAGCAAAAGCTATCATTACAATTCAACAAGAGATATATCAGATAAGTTTGTTAAATACAAAAGAGTTAGATTTAGAAACGATTTATTACATTTTAAATGTTAAAAACAGTCCTAAGGATTTTGATTTTATATGTTCATCAGATTTGTTGCAAAATACTATTGATGTTTCTAATATAAGCCACAATTCATCATCTGTGTCTAAATGTGTTGATATTGCTATAGAGATTGATTATTTTACTTTTCAATCTTTTTCAAGTTTTCAAGAAGCCATAGATTGGGCTTTAGAAGTTTTAGCAGTAGTAAGCGAACTTTTTGTTGAAGAGGTTAATGTTGGACTTAAGTCTAGCTCAGCACAAGTTTGGGAAGTAGAAGATCCATATGCATCTTTTATTGATTCTCCACAAGATATGTTGATTGCTTTAAGAGATAATTGGTATGCTAATGAATTATTTTCATCTGTTAGCAGGGATTTAGTACACCTTTTTTCTAAGAGAGATGACACGGGTACAGGGGGAATTGCATTTTTGAATGGTATAGGCAGTCAATGGAATGGCTATGGTTTTAGTAGTAATTTAACGGGAGATTCCGATTACATTGATTTACCTGTTCCTTATTTTTTTTGGAATATATATTGTTTTGCACATGAACTTGGTCATAATTTTGGAGCAAATCATACTCAGTGGTGTGGTTGGGAGGGCGGACCAATTGATAATTGCGCAAGTTTAGAGGAAACTTCATCCTCTCAATGTCAAGATTATCTTAATAACCCTCAACCACAAATAGGCACTATAATGAGCTATTGTCACACTTGGTCATATGATTCAGGTGGTGGTATAATCTTGAAATTTCATAATCTCATTAAAAACACTATAATGTCATATGTAGAAATGCAGAACATAGAACCTTGTAATGATGAAAATATGATTGTTTTAGGCTGCTTAGATACGAGTGCGTGTAATTATGACCAATTTGCTAATACTGATGATGATTCATGCATATATGCAGATATAGGCTATGATTGCTTTGGCAATTGTTTAAATGATTCTAATGTTGATGGACTATGTGATGATGCGGAATTAAATTTAGTGAATAATCAATTGTCATTAATCAATATATACCCCAACCCTACAACTAAGTATTTAAAATTTGCATTTAATTCAATTATTGGAGATGTGTTTTCACTAAAGCTATTTAATGCTATTGGTAAGCTAATTTTATACAAAACTCATGTGGGGCATAGTACAGAAATAGATGTTTCAAATTTACCTTCAGGAGTATACAATGCACAATTATTAAAAAGCTCGAATGATTTTAATAATAATGAATTGATACATAAAAATATAATAATTCAGTAG
- the hflX gene encoding GTPase HflX, producing MERTILIGAITAKDNELEIEEYLKELTFLTYTAGGEVIKIFKQKINSINSKTFLGKGKIYTIADFIKNFSIDTAIFDDELTPSQQKNLEYILNCKVVDRTNLILSIFALRAKTAIAKIQVELAQHQYFLPRLTNLWTHLSKQKGGIGMRGPGEKEIETDRRIIRQQISLLKKKLDKIDKQMTTQRKGRDRLIRVALIGYTNAGKSTIMNFFSKSNVLAEDKLFATLDTTVRKVVINNLPFLLSDTVGFIRKLPTQLVKAFKSTLDEVHESDLLIHVVDISNPGFEKHIKAVEKTLNEINCVGKEQVIVFNKIDQFKYIEKDYDDLSPLKRENLSLEYWQKTWMAKENISTVFISCTKKTNTNSLKECLYEKIKKIQEKKYPYNNFLY from the coding sequence ATGGAAAGAACAATACTTATTGGAGCTATAACAGCAAAAGACAATGAATTAGAGATAGAAGAATATTTAAAAGAGCTGACATTTCTTACTTATACTGCTGGAGGGGAAGTAATTAAAATTTTCAAACAAAAAATAAACTCTATAAATTCAAAAACATTTTTAGGGAAGGGAAAAATATATACAATTGCTGATTTCATAAAAAACTTCAGTATTGATACGGCAATATTTGACGATGAACTTACCCCATCTCAACAAAAAAATTTGGAATATATTTTAAATTGTAAAGTGGTCGATAGAACAAATTTGATTCTATCCATTTTTGCTTTAAGAGCAAAAACTGCTATTGCAAAAATTCAAGTAGAGTTGGCTCAGCATCAGTACTTTTTACCAAGACTTACTAATCTTTGGACGCATCTATCAAAGCAAAAGGGTGGGATTGGGATGCGAGGACCCGGAGAAAAAGAAATTGAAACAGATAGAAGAATTATTAGACAGCAAATTTCATTACTTAAAAAAAAATTAGACAAAATCGATAAACAGATGACAACACAAAGAAAAGGTCGAGACCGTTTAATCCGAGTTGCTCTCATTGGATATACAAATGCTGGTAAATCAACAATTATGAATTTTTTTAGCAAATCTAATGTCTTGGCTGAGGATAAATTATTTGCGACACTTGATACCACTGTAAGAAAAGTTGTTATTAACAATCTTCCATTTTTGTTATCTGATACTGTTGGTTTTATTCGAAAACTTCCAACTCAATTAGTAAAAGCTTTTAAATCTACATTGGACGAAGTTCATGAATCTGACCTTTTAATACATGTTGTAGATATTTCAAACCCTGGCTTTGAAAAACATATTAAGGCAGTTGAAAAAACATTAAATGAAATAAATTGTGTGGGAAAAGAACAGGTGATTGTATTTAATAAAATTGATCAATTTAAGTACATAGAAAAAGACTATGATGATTTAAGTCCACTAAAAAGAGAAAACCTGTCGTTAGAATATTGGCAAAAAACATGGATGGCCAAAGAAAATATTAGCACAGTATTTATTTCCTGTACAAAGAAAACTAATACAAATAGCCTAAAAGAATGCCTTTATGAAAAGATAAAAAAGATTCAAGAAAAAAAATATCCTTACAATAATTTTTTGTATTAA